A window of Castanea sativa cultivar Marrone di Chiusa Pesio chromosome 1, ASM4071231v1 contains these coding sequences:
- the LOC142619696 gene encoding uncharacterized protein LOC142619696, translating into MPLTRFSADAFGVVTICLVALLILLGLLCIIYSIYFRSRIRSQGFNQLSYFSGPWIIRITFILFAIWWGFGEVIRLSLLRRAINLKWQETVCKCYIVSNLGFAEPCLFLTLVFLLRAPLQKMELGILSRSWNGKTAGYIILYCLPMFLLQLFVILIGPQLHRESQRKLPSYFTAATERVDNITICTYPLLSTIFLGIFAMILTAYLFWLGSRILKLVINKGLQKRVYMLIFSVSSFLPLRVLLLGLSVLVKPDPILFQVLVLLAFLALFCCAGVCICMLVYYPVADSLALGNLQDIEARRRVDDDHNDTISLIANQSHLEEESGRISPSRNSDASTKRGSISFRTFERDGTSMGTFVELSLFSPSRDATPPGSPPLLGWPMRPPTQVLGP; encoded by the coding sequence ATGCCCCTGACGAGATTTTCTGCCGATGCATTCGGTGTGGTGACAATTTGTCTAGTGGCTCTGTTAATTTTACTTGGTTTACTGTGCATCATTTACTCAATTTACTTCCGGTCTCGTATTCGTAGTCAAGGTTTTAATCAACTCAGTTATTTTagtggtccttggatcatccgAATTACATTCATCTTGTTTGCAATCTGGTGGGGTTTTGGTGAGGTAATTCGGTTAAGTCTGTTGAGGCGTGCCATTAACTTGAAATGGCAGGAAACTGTTTGCAAATGCTACATTGTCTCAAATTTAGGGTTTGCAGAGCCTTGCCTTTTCCTCACCCTCGTGTTTCTCCTTCGTGCGCCGTTGCAGAAGATGGAGTTGGGAATTCTAAGCCGAAGTTGGAATGGGAAAACAGCCGGTTACATTATTCTTTACTGCCTCCCAATGTTCCTTCTTCAGCTCTTTGTTATTTTAATCGGACCTCAGTTACACAGGGAGTCCCAAAGGAAACTGCCTTCATATTTTACTGCTGCGACGGAAAGAGTTGATAATATTACCATTTGCACTTACCCCTTACTGAGTACTATATTTCTAGGGATTTTTGCCATGATCCTAACCGCCTACTTGTTTTGGCTTGGAAGTCGGATTTTGAAATTGGTCATCAATAAGGGTTTGCAGAAGAGAGTTTACATGTTGATATTCTCTGTTTCCAGTTTCCTACCATTAAGGGTTCTATTACTTGGTCTATCTGTTTTGGTTAAACCAGATCCAATTCTGTTTCAAGTTCTTGTTTTGTTGGCTTTTCTTGCCCTTTTTTGTTGTGCGGGGGTGTGTATATGCATGCTTGTGTACTACCCAGTTGCAGATTCTTTGGCCCTGGGAAATCTACAGGACATAGAGGCTAGGAGAAGGGTTGACGATGATCACAATGATACCATTTCTCTTATCGCTAACCAAAGCcatcttgaagaagaaagtgGTCGGATTAGTCCCAGTAGAAATTCTGATGCCTCAACAAAGCGTGGATCAATTTCTTTTCGTACTTTTGAGAGAGATGGGACTTCAATGGGGACATTTGTGGAATTGAGTCTCTTCTCTCCTAGTCGAGATGCAACCCCACCAGGATCTCCTCCGCTTCTTGGCTGGCCTATGCGCCCTCCTACACAAGTTCTTGGACCCTAA